One Parageobacillus sp. KH3-4 genomic region harbors:
- the bioD gene encoding dethiobiotin synthase: protein MGQAIFITGTGTEIGKTVATSFLAFVFQKLGLRTKVFKPIQTGLAEDGVLFADQHWYEKVVELPQSEGLYYMEPAVSPHLAATLTNTMIEPALIAEKIERWKRQYDVVLVEGAGGLAVPLIEKEQGFYMTNDLIRECNIPIIIVSLAGLGAIHHTVTTVSYAQQQGIQVLGLIFNQFNAESLIHVNNVQTIQKMLRLPTIATLPTFTKVTKHAMMALAERWLANNERKQLLREVLSVEV from the coding sequence ATGGGACAAGCGATATTTATCACGGGAACAGGAACAGAGATTGGGAAGACAGTGGCAACTTCTTTTCTCGCATTTGTTTTTCAAAAGTTAGGGTTGAGAACAAAAGTATTTAAGCCAATTCAAACTGGCTTAGCGGAAGATGGCGTTTTGTTTGCTGATCAACATTGGTACGAAAAAGTCGTTGAACTGCCGCAATCAGAAGGACTATATTATATGGAACCCGCTGTTTCGCCGCATTTAGCGGCAACATTAACGAATACCATGATCGAGCCGGCATTGATAGCGGAAAAAATCGAACGATGGAAACGTCAATATGACGTCGTTCTCGTTGAGGGGGCGGGAGGATTGGCTGTTCCGTTAATAGAGAAGGAACAGGGGTTTTATATGACAAACGATTTGATTCGAGAATGCAACATTCCGATTATCATTGTTTCTTTAGCGGGACTTGGCGCGATTCATCATACGGTGACAACCGTATCTTACGCACAGCAACAAGGCATTCAAGTACTCGGATTGATTTTTAATCAATTTAATGCCGAAAGTCTCATTCACGTTAATAATGTGCAAACAATACAAAAAATGCTGCGATTGCCTACCATCGCCACATTGCCGACGTTCACGAAGGTGACGAAGCATGCGATGATGGCGCTGGCAGAACGATGGCTGGCGAATAACGAGAGAAAGCAGTTGTTACGGGAGGTGCTGTCCGTTGAAGTATAG
- the bioA gene encoding adenosylmethionine--8-amino-7-oxononanoate transaminase: protein MKYSYEQLEQWDKEYVWHPFTQMKTYVQERPLIIERGQGSYLFDVNGNKYLDGYASLWVNVHGHNVPELNEALHAQIETIAHSTLLGSANVPSILLAKKLVELWPGLSKVFYSDTGAAAVEIALKIAYQYWQNIDPVRYAKKTAFVSLREAYHGDTIGAVSVGGMELYHRIFQPLLFERIEVPSPYVYRMSEYGNEQEIVQYCLQQLEHVLDSEQERIAAVVVEPLVQGAAGIITHPSGFLKGVETLCRRYGVLLICDEVAVGFGRTGTMFACEQEQVTPDIVCLGKGITGGYLPLAATLTTNQVYEAFLGEADEDKTFYHGHTYTGNQLACSVALKNIELIEKRQLVENVRKKAEFLAKKLEVLYDIPIVGDIRQKGLMAGIEIVQDRNTKQIFPRSEMIEHRIILEARKRGLIIRPLGPVLTFIPVLAMTEEQMETAVDILFDSIAEMAKAVR from the coding sequence TTGAAGTATAGCTACGAACAATTAGAGCAATGGGATAAAGAGTATGTGTGGCACCCGTTTACGCAAATGAAAACATATGTGCAAGAACGGCCGCTTATTATTGAGCGAGGACAAGGAAGCTACTTATTTGATGTCAATGGCAACAAATATTTGGATGGGTATGCATCTTTATGGGTAAATGTCCACGGCCACAATGTTCCTGAACTAAATGAAGCTTTGCACGCGCAAATTGAAACGATCGCGCATTCAACATTGCTTGGATCGGCAAATGTACCTTCGATTTTGTTGGCGAAAAAGCTGGTTGAGCTTTGGCCGGGGCTTTCCAAAGTATTTTATTCCGACACTGGAGCCGCTGCGGTGGAAATCGCACTAAAAATCGCGTATCAATATTGGCAAAACATCGACCCTGTCCGGTATGCGAAAAAAACAGCATTTGTGTCGTTAAGGGAAGCGTATCACGGCGATACGATTGGAGCAGTCAGCGTTGGCGGCATGGAACTGTATCATCGCATTTTCCAACCGCTGCTGTTTGAGCGAATCGAGGTACCATCCCCGTATGTATATCGTATGAGCGAATACGGAAATGAACAGGAAATTGTGCAATACTGTTTACAGCAGTTAGAACACGTGTTGGATTCGGAACAGGAGCGCATCGCCGCAGTAGTCGTGGAACCGCTTGTGCAAGGGGCAGCGGGGATTATCACGCATCCGAGCGGCTTTTTGAAAGGAGTGGAGACGCTTTGCCGTCGGTATGGAGTTTTATTGATTTGCGATGAGGTAGCCGTCGGATTTGGAAGAACGGGAACGATGTTTGCCTGCGAACAAGAACAAGTGACACCGGATATTGTTTGTTTAGGGAAAGGGATCACTGGCGGTTATTTACCACTAGCTGCCACATTAACAACTAATCAAGTGTATGAAGCGTTTTTAGGAGAAGCCGACGAAGACAAGACATTTTACCACGGCCATACATATACAGGAAATCAATTGGCTTGTTCAGTCGCTTTAAAAAATATTGAGCTTATCGAAAAGCGGCAGCTTGTCGAAAATGTAAGGAAAAAAGCAGAATTTTTAGCAAAGAAGCTAGAGGTGCTTTATGACATTCCAATTGTCGGGGATATTCGCCAAAAAGGATTAATGGCAGGAATTGAAATTGTTCAAGATCGAAACACGAAGCAGATTTTTCCGCGTTCGGAAATGATTGAACATCGCATTATCCTAGAGGCTAGAAAGCGCGGCCTAATCATTCGTCCGCTCGGACCGGTGCTCACGTTCATTCCAGTGTTAGCGATGACAGAAGAACAGATGGAAACAGCAGTCGATATCCTCTTCGATTCGATCGCGGAAATGGCGAAGGCTGTTCGATAA
- a CDS encoding spore coat protein: MNQSQVQNPETQVPKTPQMNDRDFLNDMLTTEKYMTSSYNVFLHEASYQQLYQDMLNIFTETQNCQRELYNLMFKKGWYKLEAADQQKLQQSYQQFQGYKSQFPYQTTVQ, translated from the coding sequence ATGAACCAAAGCCAAGTTCAAAATCCGGAAACACAAGTTCCTAAAACGCCGCAAATGAACGATCGCGACTTTCTTAACGATATGTTGACGACAGAAAAATATATGACATCGTCGTACAATGTCTTTTTGCATGAAGCAAGCTACCAACAATTATATCAAGATATGCTTAACATTTTTACAGAAACGCAAAACTGCCAACGTGAACTTTACAATTTAATGTTTAAAAAAGGCTGGTACAAACTTGAAGCGGCTGACCAGCAAAAATTGCAACAATCATATCAACAATTCCAAGGATACAAAAGCCAATTTCCATACCAAACTACGGTTCAGTAA
- a CDS encoding proline dehydrogenase has protein sequence MEQVVRNFFLFLSKNKSLTKLAKKYGLRFGASRFVAGETIEQAVEVIKQLNKKGLAVTVDYLGEFVDNEQEANNMANHCIEAIEAIRREKLHSQLSLKMTSMGLDISEELVMRNMRRVLDTAKRHDVFVTIDMEDYSRCQKTLDIFKRLKTEYDNVGTVLQAYLYRTVSDIEDLKDYHPNLRLVKGAYKESPEVAFPDKKDVDENFKKIIKMHLLNGNYTAVATHDDAIIEYTKKLVKEYNIPNSQFEFQMLYGIRPERQEELAREGYTMRVYVPYGTDWYGYFMRRLAERPANVAFVLKGVLRK, from the coding sequence ATGGAACAAGTAGTGCGCAACTTTTTTTTATTCTTGTCCAAAAATAAATCATTAACGAAATTGGCAAAAAAATATGGGCTTCGTTTCGGTGCCTCGCGGTTTGTCGCCGGAGAGACGATTGAACAAGCTGTGGAAGTGATCAAACAATTGAACAAAAAAGGGTTGGCTGTGACGGTCGACTACTTAGGAGAGTTTGTCGATAATGAGCAAGAAGCAAACAATATGGCCAATCATTGCATTGAGGCAATCGAAGCCATTCGTAGAGAAAAACTTCATTCACAGCTTTCGCTGAAAATGACGTCAATGGGGCTTGACATTTCTGAAGAACTTGTAATGCGTAACATGCGGCGCGTTTTAGATACGGCGAAGCGGCACGATGTGTTTGTGACGATCGATATGGAAGATTATTCTCGTTGCCAAAAAACGCTCGATATTTTCAAACGGTTGAAAACGGAATACGATAACGTCGGAACAGTGCTGCAAGCATATTTGTATCGTACGGTATCCGATATAGAAGATTTAAAAGATTACCATCCCAATCTGCGGCTTGTTAAAGGGGCGTATAAAGAATCGCCGGAAGTGGCGTTTCCAGATAAAAAAGATGTGGATGAAAACTTTAAAAAAATCATCAAGATGCATTTATTAAATGGAAACTATACGGCCGTCGCCACTCATGACGATGCGATCATCGAGTACACAAAGAAGCTTGTGAAAGAATATAATATTCCAAACAGCCAGTTCGAGTTCCAAATGCTATACGGAATTCGCCCAGAGCGCCAGGAAGAGCTTGCGCGCGAAGGATATACGATGCGCGTTTATGTGCCGTACGGCACGGACTGGTACGGATACTTTATGCGCCGTCTCGCAGAACGACCAGCAAACGTTGCGTTCGTTTTAAAAGGCGTGTTGCGTAAATAA
- a CDS encoding YuzL family protein, giving the protein MAKLKKNPSERAVSAASVKGNAGPTMEMDGGGKKTSQNQQYKRHNMQGE; this is encoded by the coding sequence ATGGCAAAGCTGAAAAAGAACCCTTCGGAAAGAGCAGTCAGCGCAGCAAGCGTAAAGGGCAACGCCGGCCCGACAATGGAAATGGACGGCGGAGGAAAAAAGACGAGCCAAAACCAACAATATAAGCGGCATAATATGCAGGGTGAGTGA
- a CDS encoding 3-hydroxyacyl-CoA dehydrogenase/enoyl-CoA hydratase family protein, translating to MVKRIQRAAVLGSGVMGSGIAAHLANVGIPTLLLDIVPRELTKEEEAKGLTLEHKEVRNRLANQALQKLLKQKPAPLMSKSNLALIEAGNFEDDFHRLAEVDWIIEAVVENLEIKKSVFARVDEVRKPGTVVSSNTSGISIGAMAEGRSEDFKKHFLGTHFFNPPRYLKLLEIIPTKDTDPKVVSYMKTFGEEVLGKGVVMAKDTPNFIANRIGTYGLLVTVREMMKGGYSVGEVDSITGPLIGRPKSATFRTLDVVGLDTFIHVANNVFEKVEGEEKEAFRVPDFMKAMLEKGWIGSKSGQGFFLKQGKGILELNYETLEYEPRKKLTTPAVEASKQAKKLADKLKALVYANDRAGTFLWKITAPVLLYSAKLLGEIADDIVAVDRAMKWGFGWELGPFEMWDALGVEQSVRKMQAEGFEIPSWVTAMLADGFSSFYKLEKGRAFYYDRGEYKPIQENPKVIHIKRLKEEKDVIKKNSGASFIDLGDDVALLEFHSPNNAIGTDIVQMINYALEEVERNYKGLVIGNQGKNFCVGANLAMILMEAQDDNYFEIELVVRQFQQAMMNIKYSLKPVVAAPFAMTLGGGTEICLPSARIQAAAETYMGLVEVGVGLIPGGGGNKELYIKYLNSLPNGVNFDLQQVANKVFETIAMAKVSSSATEARELNFLNHRDGITMNSDHLLHDAKQAVISLYDQGYRPPVRKKVPVVGETGYAAMLLGAQSMYHAGYISEHDLKIAKKLAYVIAGGKVPYGTEVDEQYLLDLEREAFLSLVGEPKSQARMQHMLVKGKPLRN from the coding sequence ATGGTGAAACGCATTCAAAGGGCTGCCGTGCTCGGATCTGGCGTGATGGGCTCGGGGATTGCGGCGCATTTGGCGAACGTTGGGATACCGACGTTGCTTCTTGATATCGTTCCGCGTGAGTTGACGAAAGAAGAGGAAGCAAAAGGGCTAACACTTGAACATAAAGAAGTGCGCAATCGCCTTGCCAATCAAGCGTTGCAAAAGTTATTGAAACAAAAGCCAGCGCCGCTTATGTCCAAGTCCAATCTTGCCCTTATTGAAGCGGGAAACTTCGAGGATGATTTTCACCGGCTTGCTGAAGTGGACTGGATTATTGAAGCGGTCGTGGAAAATTTAGAAATTAAGAAAAGCGTATTTGCAAGGGTGGATGAGGTAAGAAAACCGGGAACGGTTGTCAGCTCGAACACTTCGGGTATTTCCATCGGAGCGATGGCAGAAGGCCGTTCTGAGGACTTTAAAAAACATTTTTTAGGAACGCATTTCTTCAATCCGCCGCGCTACTTAAAGCTGCTTGAAATCATTCCGACAAAAGATACCGATCCGAAAGTTGTCTCATATATGAAAACATTTGGCGAAGAAGTGCTTGGTAAAGGTGTTGTCATGGCGAAAGACACACCAAATTTCATTGCGAACCGAATCGGCACGTACGGCTTGTTAGTAACTGTAAGAGAAATGATGAAAGGCGGATATAGTGTCGGAGAAGTAGATTCGATTACAGGGCCGCTGATTGGCCGTCCGAAAAGCGCAACATTCCGCACGCTGGATGTCGTCGGCTTAGACACGTTTATTCACGTTGCCAACAATGTGTTTGAAAAAGTAGAAGGAGAAGAAAAAGAGGCGTTCCGTGTTCCGGATTTTATGAAAGCGATGCTGGAAAAAGGATGGATCGGCAGCAAATCAGGGCAAGGCTTCTTTTTGAAGCAAGGGAAAGGTATTTTGGAGCTTAATTATGAGACGCTGGAATATGAGCCGCGCAAAAAGCTGACGACTCCAGCGGTAGAGGCGAGCAAGCAAGCGAAAAAGCTGGCTGATAAATTGAAAGCGCTTGTATATGCGAATGACCGCGCTGGAACGTTCCTTTGGAAAATCACCGCCCCAGTTCTCCTCTATTCTGCGAAATTGCTCGGCGAAATCGCTGATGACATCGTCGCTGTCGACCGTGCGATGAAATGGGGATTTGGCTGGGAACTCGGCCCGTTTGAAATGTGGGACGCACTCGGTGTTGAGCAATCTGTCCGGAAAATGCAAGCAGAAGGGTTTGAAATTCCTTCGTGGGTAACGGCCATGCTTGCCGATGGCTTTTCCTCTTTCTATAAATTGGAAAAAGGGCGAGCATTCTATTATGACCGCGGCGAATACAAACCGATTCAAGAAAATCCGAAAGTCATTCATATTAAGCGCTTGAAAGAAGAAAAAGACGTTATTAAGAAAAATAGCGGCGCAAGCTTCATTGATCTTGGCGATGATGTAGCGTTGTTAGAGTTCCACTCGCCAAATAATGCGATCGGTACGGATATTGTGCAAATGATTAACTATGCCCTTGAGGAAGTGGAGCGGAACTATAAAGGGCTTGTCATCGGGAACCAAGGGAAAAACTTCTGTGTCGGCGCAAACCTTGCGATGATTTTGATGGAAGCACAAGATGACAACTATTTTGAAATTGAACTTGTTGTTCGCCAATTCCAGCAAGCAATGATGAATATTAAGTATAGCCTGAAACCGGTCGTCGCTGCACCGTTTGCGATGACGCTTGGCGGTGGCACAGAAATTTGTTTGCCATCAGCTCGCATTCAAGCCGCGGCAGAAACGTATATGGGGCTTGTTGAAGTCGGTGTCGGTCTCATTCCTGGTGGCGGCGGAAATAAAGAGCTTTACATCAAATATTTAAACAGTCTGCCAAACGGAGTCAATTTCGATTTGCAGCAAGTGGCGAACAAAGTGTTTGAAACGATTGCGATGGCAAAAGTATCAAGTTCGGCAACGGAAGCGCGCGAACTAAATTTTTTAAATCATCGTGATGGCATTACGATGAATAGTGATCATTTGCTCCACGATGCGAAACAAGCGGTTATCTCTCTTTATGATCAAGGCTATCGTCCACCGGTTCGCAAAAAAGTACCTGTTGTTGGCGAAACAGGTTATGCGGCGATGTTGCTTGGAGCGCAGTCGATGTATCACGCCGGATACATTAGTGAACACGATTTGAAAATCGCGAAAAAACTTGCGTATGTCATCGCTGGCGGAAAAGTCCCGTACGGTACGGAAGTCGATGAACAATATTTGCTTGATTTAGAACGAGAAGCGTTTTTAAGCCTAGTCGGCGAGCCGAAATCGCAAGCGAGAATGCAGCATATGCTTGTTAAAGGGAAGCCGCTGCGCAACTAA